From Longimicrobiaceae bacterium:
GCGCGACGGCTTCCAGGTCGCGCACGCCGATCACCCACTCCTGCTGCTCGGGGCCGAGCGGCGCCAGCTCGGTGGCGAGACGCCAGGCCAGGTCGCGCGCGCCGCGCATGCCCACGCCCGCGAGCTTCAGCTCCAGCGCCTGCGCGCACGAGGTGAGCACGCGGAAGCCGGGCGACTCCTCGTCGATCTCGTGCTCCACGATGGGCGTGAGCGCGGCCAGGATGTCGTTGATGCGGTCGAAGTCGCCCCGCAGCCCAGCGAGCGCGGCGCCCGGGCAGGTGCGCGCGGCGGCGATGCCCAGGTCCAGGTCGATGTGGGCGTTCATGCCGATCATCAGGTGCTGGAGCACGATGTGGTCGTCGTCCGCCGCGGCGGCGAAGGCCTGCGCCCATGCGTGCGTGGGCCGGCCGCCGCGCGCGTGCGTGTCGTACGCGTCGAGGTAGCGGCAGGCGAACGTCACGTCGAGCCGCTCCATGCGCGGCCCGTCCTGGAAGCGGCCGGCGGCGATGCCGTCGCGGACGGCACGGGTGACGCGGCCGTACAGCGCGGCGAAGTAGCCCAGCCGGTCGCCCCGGCGCTCGCAGTCGTCCACGATCGCGTCCAGCCGCGCGATCACGCCGTCTATGGTGGTGGGCAGCATCGTCTCCCTCGGTTACGTGAAGGTGCTCGGGCGGCCTACTTCTTCCGCTTCTTGTTCTTCTTCCGCGCCTGCTTCTCGGCCTTCTTCTTCCGCTTGGCCTTCTCCGCCTCGCGCGGGGAGGTGCGCTGCCACCCCGTCCCGCCCGACCCGAAGTCGTCCGCGCCGCCTGGCTCGCGCATCGGGAAGACCGGGAAGAGAGGACGGCGCGGAACCGTCCGCTCCTTGCGCAGCCCCATCGCGATCTCGATGTCCTCCAGGTCGCCGGTGACGACCGGGTCGATGCCGCGAGCCCCGTACACGGTCTCGATCAGGGGCATGGCCTCGGCTGCCCGCAGGTCCATCAGGTGGCTGGCGACGATCGAGCTCACGACCACCTCGTTCGTCTCGTACAACTCCAGCTTGGCCGTGAGCGCGGCGACCACCTCGGCGCGCAGGTCGGGGTGGGCCCGCGCGATCTCGACCAGCGCGTCGCCCGCAGCGGCCTGCACGAAGTCGTCGTCCGCGATCCCATCGTCGAACAGCACCTGCCTGGCGGGCTCCAGCGCCGCGGCCCCGATGCGGCCCAGCGCCAGCGGGATCACCTCGGCCGGGTAGTCGCTCTCGTGGTAGCGCACCAGCGCGTCCAGCAGCACGGGAACGGCCTCGGGCGCGCCCAGCTCCCCCAGGATGCGCCACGCGTGGACGGGCCCCCAGAAGTCCGCGCCGCCGGTCTCCATCCCCTCGTCCTCGACGTCGCTCTCCGAGAAAAGCGCGTCGTCCACGGCCATCCGCAACAGCTCCGGCAGGTGCTCGCCCCCGATGCCCAGCGACTCGGCGGAACGCTCGGCGTCGTGCGCTCCGCCCAGCTCCAGCAGCGCGCTCACCGGCGGCGTGTAGCTCTGTTCCATCGTCCCTTCCTCAACGAGTGTGATTTCGGTTGATGTGCGGCAGCGCCGCACCGCCCGGCCGGGCGCGCGATGCTGCGGCACGATATGTTCGTGGGCGAGGCACCGCACGGCTTTCGGCCGCCGTGCCCCCACCGCACAGGACACGCATGAGCATCGATCGCAACCGAGGCACCGGCGACGACGACGGTTTCGTCGACAAGCTGCGCGGCCCAGACTCCGTGCTTACGCCCGACGTGGATCCGCGGGCCGACGCGGAGCCCAACGCCCCCGGCGGGCCCGAGCCCGATACCGGCAAGCTGGGCGAGGCCATGCGCCGCAGCCCGCGCGTACGCAACATCGGCCTCACCATCCTGGTGGTGCTGGCGGTGTTCTACACGCTGTACTTCGCCCGCGGGTTCTTTCTGCCCGTGGTGTTCGCCATGCTCTTCAACTTCCTGCTCAGCCCGGCCATCCGCGCGCTGAACCGGCTGCGCATCCCCTCGCCGCTGGGCGCCGCGCTGGTCATGCTGGCGCTGCTGGGCGGGCTGGGGCTGGGCATCTGGCAGCTCGCCGACCCGGTGCAGAGCTGGATCTCGCGCGGCCCGCAGAGCTTCACCAGCACGGTGACCAAGCTGCGCAAGCTGGGCCGCCCCGTGGCACAGGTGAGCCGCACGGCCGACCAGGTGGAGAAGGCGACCAACGCCGTCGCCGGGCCCACGCGCACGCCCGAGGTGGTGGTGAAGGGCCCCAGCTTCGGCGAGCGCCTGTTCGGCACCACGCAGACGCTGGTCACGTCGGCGCTCGAGGTCATCATCCTCCTCTACTTCCTGCTGGCGGCGGGCGACCTCTTCCTCCAGAAGCTCGTGG
This genomic window contains:
- a CDS encoding DUF5995 family protein, with product MLPTTIDGVIARLDAIVDDCERRGDRLGYFAALYGRVTRAVRDGIAAGRFQDGPRMERLDVTFACRYLDAYDTHARGGRPTHAWAQAFAAAADDDHIVLQHLMIGMNAHIDLDLGIAAARTCPGAALAGLRGDFDRINDILAALTPIVEHEIDEESPGFRVLTSCAQALELKLAGVGMRGARDLAWRLATELAPLGPEQQEWVIGVRDLEAVALGEAVLCPGPLVYAIRSCESRDVRHNIRVLAQGEQTHPRMPAHAANDPAFQSFAAPSLA
- a CDS encoding AI-2E family transporter, which produces MSIDRNRGTGDDDGFVDKLRGPDSVLTPDVDPRADAEPNAPGGPEPDTGKLGEAMRRSPRVRNIGLTILVVLAVFYTLYFARGFFLPVVFAMLFNFLLSPAIRALNRLRIPSPLGAALVMLALLGGLGLGIWQLADPVQSWISRGPQSFTSTVTKLRKLGRPVAQVSRTADQVEKATNAVAGPTRTPEVVVKGPSFGERLFGTTQTLVTSALEVIILLYFLLAAGDLFLQKLVGVLPNLNDKKTAVRIARQMEASVSTYLLTLAMLNTVLGCAVAAVMWALGMPNPVLWGVLAGLLEFVPYVGAATMLAVLSIAGLATFDKVGHALLVPACYLLVNFVQANFLAPTVMGRRLTLNPVAILIGLALWWEMWGVAGVFIAVPLLATFKICCDHIETLAPVGEFLSK